In Oscillospiraceae bacterium, the genomic window TTTTTGTTATAGTTCCGCCCGTTTCGGCAAAAACAAAAAGGCTTGACAAAAGAAGCAATGCAAGAACAAAGCATAATATTTTTTTAAAGCCTGTCAAAATTATCCCTCCCGGATTATTATCCTACAATACCTGAATTTTCTACACCTTGTATGAATTTTCTCTGTAAAATTACATAGAGAAGAAGCGGAGGCAGTATTACCAGCAGACAAAATGCCTGTTGCATAACAACTACTTGATACGGGTCGTATGACAAGGTGTGCATTGTCAGCTCCAACAGACCCTTAAGACCCGAAAGCTTTGTGGATACTGTGGGGAAGCCTGCGCCTAAATAGATAGAGGTCAGATAATAATCGTTCCAGTACCATACAAAAGAGAACAAGAAAATCATAACGATTAAGTTTCTTGCGTTGGGAAGCATAATTCTGAAAAAGGTCTTTATTCCGCCGCAGCCGTCAACAAGAGCTGCGTTTTCAAGCTCTATGGGAAGACCTTTAAAATATTGCATAAAGAGCAAAATGAAAAGGCCCGAACGAATACCCATACCGAATAAAGCATTGATAAGGAAGGACAAGGGCTGTCCCAACAAAGAAAAGCCGAAGCCTGTTCCTGTAAGCATAGTTTTAATGCCCATTATGTCAAAATCTCTGTAATTGAGATATGTGGGCAAGGATACCATCTGGGGAGGAACAACAATTGTAAATATAACGATTATGAGCATAATGGCCTTACCCTTGAACTTATATCTTGCAAAGCCGTAGCCGACAAAGGCGGAAATAAACAGCTCTATCACAGAACAGGAAAGGCTTAAAAACAAAGTGTTCATCAAAGCTCCTGTATAGTCTGTAATTTCCATAACAAGCTTAAAGTTTTCCAAGGTAAAGTGTCTTGGTATCCAGACTATTGAAGGGTCATATACGTCTGCAGTAGTTCTGAATGCCATACTTATCATATATAAAATGGGATATATAATGATAAAGACCATAAACACTAAAAATATAAATCTGAAAATTTTATAGCAAATATCAAGCAGATAAAATAACGGTGAGGAATTAACAATTCCGTCTCTG contains:
- a CDS encoding carbohydrate ABC transporter permease; this encodes MPKDKKISRDGIVNSSPLFYLLDICYKIFRFIFLVFMVFIIIYPILYMISMAFRTTADVYDPSIVWIPRHFTLENFKLVMEITDYTGALMNTLFLSLSCSVIELFISAFVGYGFARYKFKGKAIMLIIVIFTIVVPPQMVSLPTYLNYRDFDIMGIKTMLTGTGFGFSLLGQPLSFLINALFGMGIRSGLFILLFMQYFKGLPIELENAALVDGCGGIKTFFRIMLPNARNLIVMIFLFSFVWYWNDYYLTSIYLGAGFPTVSTKLSGLKGLLELTMHTLSYDPYQVVVMQQAFCLLVILPPLLLYVILQRKFIQGVENSGIVG